The DNA sequence GGGAATCCCGCGTAGGACGGATGGAGCACGATCCGCGTCTGCTGCCCGGAGATCACCGTGGTGTAGCCATAGGACTCCTGCGCTTGATAGGTGACCGGGTATCGGGCGTTCTGGCCGTTGGCGATGGCGGGCGCGGTATAGCCGAGCTGGCCGACTTCCGTGGCCCATGCCTGCTCGCATGCCGCTCCGGTCCATTCCACGAAATCGGGGATACCGTTCGCGGGCGCCACATCGGTGGAGACCGGCGCGTCGGGCCCCGACGTGGCGAACTCGATCCGGAAGTGAGCGGTCGTGTAGTCGCTCGTTCCGGGGCTCTGGACTCCGGTGAGCTTCGCGTCGAGCAGCGCGCGCGTGGCGGGGTCGAGGATCGCGCGCTGGCTCTGGAGCTCGACGAGGAGCCGTGTGCCGCACTTGGCGGGCGGCTCACCGGCCGCGCTGAACGTCAAGGCCATGCGGCGCCGATCGAAGAGATAGAAGAACCGCTCGCGCGCGGCTTCGGCCGGCGCGATCTCGCCGCGTGCGACGGCGTCGTCGAGACGCTCGAGCGCCGTACGCTGAACGGGCGGGTCGGCGGTTGCCGTTCCCGCGATCAGGCAGCCTGCGCCAAGACAGGCGATCGACCAGAACCTGGAATGTGTGGCAGCCATGTGGCAGAGGTGCGACGGTTCATGATAGCCGCGGGCGGTCTTCCTGTCTCGTCTGCGTGTGACCGCGTTGGTGAAGCTTGACGCGCCCCCCGTGGCGGGCTTTGAATCGAACTCCGCATGCGACGCGTCCCCGCCAGGCACCCTCTCGGCAGCTCGATCCTGACTCGATTTCCATGTCTCGGCCTGGTGTTGCTGGTGTTGGGGTGCGGCGCCGGATCGGGCCGCAGAACGCCGCGTGTGCCGATCCTCGTGGCACAGGTCGAGCAGCGCACCGTCCCGTACGAGATCGACGCCACGGGCACCGTCGAGCCGATCCAGTCGGCCGACGTCACCGCCCAGGTCGGCGGCCTCGTCACCCGCATCGGCTTCCGCGAAGGCGACGAAGTGCGCGCGGGACAGGTGCTCTTCCATCTCGACCGCCGTCCCTTCGAAGCCTCCGCCGAGCGATCGGCCGCCGTGCTGGCGCGCGATCGCGCGCAGGCCGAGTCGGCGCGTCTCGACCTGGCGCGCGCCGAGAAACTGGCCGCGCAGCAGCTCATCTCCGAAAGCGAGCTGGAGCAGAAGCGTGCGGCCGCGGCGGCGGCCGCCGCGAGCGCCCGCGCGGATTCGGCGACGCTGGTTTCCGCGCGGCTCGACCTCGCCAACGCGACCGTGCGCGCTCCGGTGGCCGGCAGGACCGGCGACCTGCGCGTGAACATCGGAGATCTGGTCAAGGCCAACGAGACCACGGCTCCGCTGGTCAGCATCAACCAGCTGCGGCCGATTCGCGTGCGCTTCACGCTGCCGCAAGCCGATCTGAGCCAGCTTCGCCGGCAGCACGGCAAGGCCCTGAGGGTCGACGTCGCGTCCTCGGATCGCGACTCGGTCTGGATCCAGGGCCGGCTGGCCTTCATGGACAATCGCGTCGATCCGGCAAGCGGCACGGTGCTGCTCAAGGCGGAGTTCGACAACCGTGACGGTGCTCTGTGGCCGGGGCAGTTCGTGCGGGTGAAGCTCCGGCTGTTCGACCAGAGCGACGCCACCGTCGTCCCGAGCGCCGCCGTGGCCAACTCCCAGAGCGGGCCGTACCTGTTCGTCGTGAAGCCCGACACGACGGTCGAAGCCCGGCCGATCCAGGTCGAGCGCACTTATCGCGACCTCACGGTCGTCGCCAGCGGCGTTCAACCCGGCGAGACCGTGGTCACCGACGGACAGCTGCGGCTGTCGCCCGGCGCCAAGGCCGTCATTCGCCCTCCCGGCGGAGGCTCCGCCGGCGGCACCGCCACCAGCGAGAACGTCCGATGAATCTCTCGGCTCCTTTCATCCACCGTCCGGTCGCCACCACGCTGGTCATGATGGGCATTCTCCTGTTCGGCGTGCTGGCCTATCGCGCCCTGCCCGTCAGCGACCTGCCCAACGTCGATTACCCGGTCATCACCGTGCGGGCCAGCC is a window from the Candidatus Eisenbacteria bacterium genome containing:
- a CDS encoding efflux RND transporter periplasmic adaptor subunit codes for the protein MRRVPARHPLGSSILTRFPCLGLVLLVLGCGAGSGRRTPRVPILVAQVEQRTVPYEIDATGTVEPIQSADVTAQVGGLVTRIGFREGDEVRAGQVLFHLDRRPFEASAERSAAVLARDRAQAESARLDLARAEKLAAQQLISESELEQKRAAAAAAAASARADSATLVSARLDLANATVRAPVAGRTGDLRVNIGDLVKANETTAPLVSINQLRPIRVRFTLPQADLSQLRRQHGKALRVDVASSDRDSVWIQGRLAFMDNRVDPASGTVLLKAEFDNRDGALWPGQFVRVKLRLFDQSDATVVPSAAVANSQSGPYLFVVKPDTTVEARPIQVERTYRDLTVVASGVQPGETVVTDGQLRLSPGAKAVIRPPGGGSAGGTATSENVR